One Castanea sativa cultivar Marrone di Chiusa Pesio chromosome 4, ASM4071231v1 DNA window includes the following coding sequences:
- the LOC142632537 gene encoding auxin-induced protein 6B-like translates to MQEDKKMKVKKGWLAVQVGLEDEDGEFQRFVIPISFLYHPLFKRLLEKAHEVYGYHTTGPLRLPCSVDDFLHLRWRIEKESNNHHHHHNHHHPHLPGALSFHSC, encoded by the coding sequence ATGCAAGAGGACAAGAAGATGAAGGTGAAGAAAGGATGGCTTGCAGTTCAGGTGGGTTTAGAGGATGAAGATGGTGAGTTTCAACGATTTGTGATTCCCATATCTTTCCTCTACCACCCTTTGTTCAAGAGGCTTCTGGAAAAAGCTCATGAGGTTTATGGGTACCATACCACAGGCCCTCTTAGGCTACCATGTTCAGTGGATGATTTTCTTCACCTCAGGTGGAGGATTGAGAAAGAGTCCAAcaatcatcaccatcatcacaACCACCATCATCCCCACCTTCCTGGTGCTTTGTCCTTCCACTCTTGTTGA
- the LOC142630693 gene encoding aspartic proteinase nepenthesin-1 → MASLSLFIFVTLAILVILFVNPTFSTSRRALEHKKVQTGFRVTLKHVDSGKNLTKFERIQRGMKRGQLRLQRLSAATTASSDAAQVEAPIHAGTGEFLMNLAIGTPPESFSAILDTGSDLIWTQCKPCTQCYDQPTPIFDPKKSSSFSKLSCNSQLCSALPASTCASDGCEYIYQYGDYSVTQGILASETFTFGDKVSIPNVGFGCGSDNEGDGFSQGSGLVGLGRGPLSLVSQLEEPKFSYCLTSIDDSKTSSLFLGSLASVNSTQKKSITTTTLTKNPSQPSFYYLSLEGISVGGTRLDIDKSTFEVQDDGSGGLIIDSGTTLTYIDGHAFDALKKEFIAQTKLPVDTSGVSGLDLCFTSPSDTSDVEVPKLIFHFNGGDLDLPAENYVVIDSSSGLLCLALGSSGNSGMSIFGNIQQQNYLVIHDLAKETLSFIPKQCDEL, encoded by the coding sequence ATGGCTTCTTTATCTTTATTCATATTTGTTACTCTAGCAATACTAGTCATCTTATTCGTTAACCCTACGTTCTCCACCTCAAGGAGAGCTCTTGAGCACAAGAAAGTGCAAACCGGTTTCCGGGTCACACTCAAACATGTTGATTCAGGTAAAAACCTCACTAAATTCGAGCGAATCCAGCGAGGAATGAAGCGAGGCCAACTCAGGTTGCAGAGGCTTAGTGCAGCCACCACAGCCTCATCAGATGCTGCACAAGTTGAAGCACCAATACATGCAGGCACTGGTGAGTTTCTGATGAACTTAGCTATTGGTACACCACCGGAGAGCTTCTCAGCAATCCTAGACACCGGCAGTGATTTGATATGGACTCAATGCAAGCCTTGTACACAGTGTTATGACCAGCCCACACCAATTTTCGATCCCAAAAAATCATCTTCTTTCTCTAAGTTATCCTGTAACAGCCAGTTATGTTCAGCACTACCCGCCTCAACGTGTGCTAGTGATGGTTGTGAGTATATCTATCAATATGGTGATTATTCTGTGACACAAGGCATTTTGGCTAGCGAGACCTTCACGTTTGGTGACAAGGTTTCAATTCCCAACGTTGGGTTCGGTTGTGGGAGTGACAATGAGGGAGATGGGTTCAGCCAAGGTTCAGGCTTGGTGGGTCTTGGACGTGGACCCTTGTCATTGGTTTCACAACTTGAGGAACCcaaattttcttattgtttaactTCCATTGATGACTCAAAAACTAGTTCACTTTTTTTGGGGTCTCTAGCAAGTGTGAAtagcacacaaaaaaaatcaatcaccaCAACCACTTTAACCAAAAATCCATCTCAGCCATCTTTTTattatctttctcttgaaggGATCTCTGTTGGTGGCACTCGCTTGGACATTGATAAATCCACTTTTGAGGTACAAGATGATGGAAGTGGTGGCCTAATCATAGACTCTGGCACAACCCTTACTTATATTGATGGTCATGCTTTTGATGCACTCAAAAAAGAATTCATTGCTCAGACTAAACTTCCTGTGGATACTTCGGGTGTCTCTGGCCTTGATCTTTGCTTTACATCTCCTTCTGACACAAGTGATGTAGAGGTTCCAAAATTGATTTTCCATTTCAATGGTGGTGATTTGGATTTGCCTGCAGAAAACTATGTGGTTATTGATTCAAGTTCCGGATTGCTTTGCTTGGCCTTAGGGAGCTCAGGAAACTCAGGCATGTCAATCTTTGGGAATATTCAGCAGCAGAACTATTTGGTAATCCATGATCTTGCCAAGGAAACCTTGTCGTTCATTCCTAAGCAATGTGATGAGTTGTGA